From one Candoia aspera isolate rCanAsp1 chromosome 17, rCanAsp1.hap2, whole genome shotgun sequence genomic stretch:
- the SETDB1 gene encoding histone-lysine N-methyltransferase SETDB1 isoform X2 codes for MAESQEIIELQREVMEELGISLEDLKQLIEEELEKSECIRQRKEELERLEECVKKKEAEVAQVDQLLENAVKAVDKCEVLVKDVYANLGLEYRETDSDEDNDSCKPMEVIEIPDEDDDDIMSVDSADTSNKIAKDQTLLREAMAAMRKSAQDVQKFMDAVNKKSGSLDSQRGLQQVSPGCELTHDGDLTVGDRILGKKRTKTWHKGTLIAIQTVGPGKKYKVKFDNKGKSLLSGNHIAYDRHPPADRLHVGSRVVAKYKDGNQVWLYAGIVAEMPNVKNKMRFLIFFDDGYASYVIQPELYLICRPLKKSWEDIEDVSCRDFIEEYVTAYPNRPMVLLKSGQQIKTEWEGTWWKSRVEEVDGSLVKILFLDDKRCEWIYRGSTRLEPMFSMKTSTASTHDKKQGGQMRTRPNVGAVRTKGPVVQYIHDLTGTSPQQFKPAEPQLPITTSQPVSPLFGETDSESQLAQAKKQQVAKKSTSFLRPGSAGSGLSPPSSPVLSETPPVGRTGVTQQFRFSGPQPGAGPTLPFHGMMDRVPNEPPYRAPVEKLFYLPHVCSFKCLTRVRPGHRDQHRSRNPLLIPLLYDFRRMTARRRINRKTGFHVIYKSPCGLCLRSMGEIERYLFEADCDFLSLEMFCLDPYVLVDRKFQPYKPFYYIADITKGKEDVPLSCVNEIDSTPPPQVAYSKERIPGKGVYINTSWEFLVGCDCEDGCRDKSKCACHQLTIQATACTPGGQINFNSGYQHKRLEECLPTGVYECNKRCKCNPNMCTNRLVQHGLQVRLQLFKTQNKGWGIRCLDDIAKGSFVCIYAGKILTDDFADKEGLEMGDEYFANLDHIESVENSKEGYESEAKCSSDSSGVNLKDDEDDNSGSEEAEESNEDSSDDNFCKDEDFSTSSVWRSYATRRQTRGQRENGLSETASKDSGLARQVGREEAPPCKPPLSEETPKNKVASWLSSNALSDSCHDGDSRSSFRIQEAAEAKPPKVETSEGERVGPPGLASKDELGPEGDLKLKKKEDSDDPGKATPGNPGRVYGYNPNPSIPEGVRRPHSKTASHQSRRQPETQQGSPDDVLMLSSSTESEADNGRATSGQAQGNADSDDIQTISSGSEEDMATDEKKNASSGLGPAKRQVAVKSTRGFALKSTHGIAIKSTNLASGEGAALRRNTRQFYDGEESCYIIDAKLEGNLGRYLNHSCSPNLFVQNVFVDTHDLRFPWVAFFASKRIRAGTELTWDYNYEVGSVEGKKLLCCCGAIECRGRLL; via the exons ATGGCAGAGTCCCAGGAGATAATCGAACTGCAGCGAGAGGTCATGGAAGAACTGGGCATCTCTCTGGAAGACCTCAAGCAGTTGATTGAAGAGGAGTTGGAGAAATCAGAGTGCATCAGGCAGCGGAAGGAGGAACTGGAACGCTTGGAGGAGTGCGTGAAGAAGAAAGAGGCTGAAGTGGCCCAGGTAGACCAACTCCTTGAGAACGCTGTGAA GGCGGTGGATAAATGCGAAGTGTTGGTCAAAGATGTCTATGCCAACCTGGGCCTGGAATATCGAGAGACGGACTCAGATGAGGATAATGACTCTTGCAAACCGATGGAAGTGATTGAAATTCCTGATGAAGATGACGACGACATCATGAGCGTAGATTCAG CAGATACAAGTAACAAAATTGCAAAGGACCAGACACTG CTCCGGGAAGCCATGGCGGCCATGCGGAAGTCTGCCCAGGATGTTCAAAAGTTCATGGATGCGGTTAATAAGAAGTCGGGCAGCCTGGATTCCCAGAGAG GGTTACAGCAGGTCAGCCCAGGCTGTGAACTCACCCACGATGGCGACCTCACGGTCGGCGACCGCATTCTGGGCAAGAAGCGGACAAAGACCTGGCACAAGGGCACCTTGATTGCCATCCAGACAGTGG GTCCTGGGAAGAAATACAAGGTGAAGTTCGACAACAAAGGGAAGAGCTTGCTGTCGGGCAATCACATCGCTTACGACCGCCACCCACCGGCTGACCGGCTGCACGTCGGGAGCCGCGTGGTGGCCAAGTACAAAGACGGCAACCAGGTGTGGCTGTACGCGGGAATCGTCGCCGAGATGCCCAACGTCAAGAATAAGATGAG GTTCCTGATCTTCTTTGATGACGGCTACGCCTCCTACGTAATTCAGCCGGAGCTTTATCTGATCTGCAGGCCTC TCAAGAAATCCTGGGAGGACATCGAGGACGTCTCCTGTCGGGATTTTATAGAGGAATACGTCACCGCGTACCCAAATCGGCCGATGGTCTTGCTCAAGAGCGGCCAGCAGATCAAGACGGAGTGGGAGGGAACGTGGTGGAAGTCCCGGGTCGAGGAAGTGGACGGAAGTCTGGTCAAAATCCTCTTCCTG GATGATAAGCGTTGCGAGTGGATCTACCGGGGCTCCACCCGCCTGGAGCCCATGTTCAGCATGAAGACGTCCACTGCATCCACCCACGACAAGAAACAGGGCGGGCAGATGAGGACACGCCCCAACGTGG GGGCCGTGCGGACCAAGGGACCGGTGGTGCAGTACATCCACGACTTAACAGGAACCAGCCCTCAGCAGTTCAAGCCTGCAGAACCCCAGCTTCCCATCACAACGTCCCAGCCAGTTTCACCCCTGTTTGGGGAAACAGA CTCGGAGAGCCAGCTCGCTCAGGCCAAAAAACAGCAAGTGGCAAAGAAAAGCACCTCGTTCTTGCGCCCCGGCTCGGCAGGGTCGGGACTGTCGCCCCCCTCCTCCCCTGTCCTGAGCGAAACCCCGCCTGTGGGCCGGACAGGAGTGACCCAGCAGTTCAG GTTCTCTGGGCCCCAGCCCGGTGCAGGCCCCACCCTGCCCTTCCACGGCATGATGGACCGGGTCCCCAACGAGCCTCCCTACCGGGCCCCCGTGGAGAAGCTCTTCTACCTGCCCCACGTCTGCAGCTTCAAGTGCCTGACCCGGGTGCGGCCCGGCCACCGGGACCAGCACCGCAGCAGGAACCCCCTCCTCATCCCCCTGCTGTACGACTTCCGCCGCATGACGGCCCGCCGGCGAATCAACCGCAAGACGGGCTTCCACGTCATCTACAAGTCGCCCTGCGGGCTCTGCCTGCGCAGCATGGGCGAGATCGAGCGCTACCTCTTCGAGGCGGACTGCGACTTCCTCTCCCTGGAGATGTTCTGCCTGGACCCCTACGTCCTGGTGGACCGCAAGTTCCAGCCCTACAAGCCGTTCTACTACATCGCCGACATCACCAAGGGGAAGGAGGACGTCCCCCTGTCCTGCGTCAACGAGATAGACAGCACCCCCCCGCCCCAGGTGGCCTACAGCAAGGAGCGCATCCCGGGCAAGGGGGTCTACATCAACACCAGCTGGGAGTTCCTGGTGGGCTGTGACTGTGAGGACGGCTGCAGAGACAA ATCGAAATGCGCCTGCCACCAGCTGACAATCCAGGCCACGGCTTGTACCCCCGGCGGACAGATCAACTTCAATTCCGGGTACCAGCACAAGCGGCTGGAGGAGTGTCTCCCTACGGG agtGTACGAGTGCAACAAGCGCTGCAAGTGCAACCCGAACATGTGCACGAACCGCCTGGTGCAACACGGCCTGCAGGTCCGGCTGCAGCTGTTCAAGACGCAGAACAAAGGGTGGGGCATCCGCTGCCTGGACGACATTGCCAAGGGCTCCTTTGTCTGCATCTACGCGG GGAAGATCCTGACGGACGATTTTGCGGACAAAGAGGGCCTGGAGATGGGTGACGAGTACTTCGCCAACCTGGACCACATTGAGAGCGTGGAGAACTCGAAGGAGGGCTACGAGAGCGAGGCCAAGTGCTCCTCCGACAGCAGCGGTGTCAACCTGAAGGACGACGAGGATGACAACTCCGGCTCGGAGGAGGCAGAGGAGTCCAATGAGGACAGCTCGGACGACAACTTCTGCAAGGACGAGGACTTCAGCACCAGCTCGGTCTGGCGCAGCTACGCCACCCGCCGGCAGACGCGGGGCCAGCGGGAGAATGGCCTCTCCGAGACGGCCTCCAAGGACTCCGGCCTGGCCCGGCAGGTTGGCCGCGAGGAGGCCCCCCCGTGCAAGCCGCCCCTCTCCGAGGAAACCCCCAAGAACAAGGTGGCCTCCTGGCTGAGCTCCAACGCCCTGTCCGACAGCTGCCATGACGGCGACAGCCGGTCCTCCTTCCGGATCCAGGAGGCGGCCGAGGCCAAGCCCCCCAAGGTGGAGACCAGCGAGGGCGAGCGGGTCGGTCCCCCCGGGCTCGCCAGCAAGGATGAGCTCGGCCCGGAGGGGGACCTGAAGCTGAAGAAGAAGGAG GACTCAGACGATCCGGGCAAAGCAAC GCCAGGCAACCCAGGCAGGGTGTACGGCTACAACCCCAACCCGTCCATCCCAGAAGGGGTCCGACGGCCCCACAGCAAGACGGCCTCCCACCAGAGCCGAAGGCAACCCGAGACCCAGCAGGGATCCCCCGAC GACGTGCTGATGCTTTCCAGCAGCACTGAGAGCGAGGCGGACAACGGGCGGGCGACTTCGGGGCAGGCCCAGGGCAACGCTGACAGCGATGACATCCAGACCATCTCTTCTGGGTCGGAGGAAGACATGGCCACGGACGAGAAGAAGAACGCCTCTTCCGGGCTGG GACCAGCCAAGAGGCAGGTGGCCGTGAAGTCCACCCGGGGCTTCGCCTTGAAATCCACGCACGGCATCGCCATCAAGTCGACCAACCTGGCGTCCGGGGAAGGGGCAGCCCTCCGCAGGAACACGCGGCAGTTCTATGACGGGGAGGAGTCATGCTACATCATCGACGCCAAGCTGGAGGGCAACCTGGGGCGGTACCTCAAC CACAGCTGCAGCCCCAACCTCTTCGTCCAGAACGTCTTCGTGGACACGCACGACCTCCGCTTCCCCTGGGTGGCCTTCTTCGCGAGCAA GAGGATCCGGGCCGGGACAGAGCTCACCTGGGATTACAACTACGAAGTCGGAAGCGTGGAGGGCAAGAAATTGTTGTGCTGTTGCGGTGCCATTGAATGCCGAGGCCGCCTGTTGTAA
- the SETDB1 gene encoding histone-lysine N-methyltransferase SETDB1 isoform X1, translating into MAESQEIIELQREVMEELGISLEDLKQLIEEELEKSECIRQRKEELERLEECVKKKEAEVAQVDQLLENAVKAVDKCEVLVKDVYANLGLEYRETDSDEDNDSCKPMEVIEIPDEDDDDIMSVDSADTSNKIAKDQTLLREAMAAMRKSAQDVQKFMDAVNKKSGSLDSQRGLQQVSPGCELTHDGDLTVGDRILGKKRTKTWHKGTLIAIQTVGPGKKYKVKFDNKGKSLLSGNHIAYDRHPPADRLHVGSRVVAKYKDGNQVWLYAGIVAEMPNVKNKMRFLIFFDDGYASYVIQPELYLICRPLKKSWEDIEDVSCRDFIEEYVTAYPNRPMVLLKSGQQIKTEWEGTWWKSRVEEVDGSLVKILFLDDKRCEWIYRGSTRLEPMFSMKTSTASTHDKKQGGQMRTRPNVGAVRTKGPVVQYIHDLTGTSPQQFKPAEPQLPITTSQPVSPLFGETDSESQLAQAKKQQVAKKSTSFLRPGSAGSGLSPPSSPVLSETPPVGRTGVTQQFSRFSGPQPGAGPTLPFHGMMDRVPNEPPYRAPVEKLFYLPHVCSFKCLTRVRPGHRDQHRSRNPLLIPLLYDFRRMTARRRINRKTGFHVIYKSPCGLCLRSMGEIERYLFEADCDFLSLEMFCLDPYVLVDRKFQPYKPFYYIADITKGKEDVPLSCVNEIDSTPPPQVAYSKERIPGKGVYINTSWEFLVGCDCEDGCRDKSKCACHQLTIQATACTPGGQINFNSGYQHKRLEECLPTGVYECNKRCKCNPNMCTNRLVQHGLQVRLQLFKTQNKGWGIRCLDDIAKGSFVCIYAGKILTDDFADKEGLEMGDEYFANLDHIESVENSKEGYESEAKCSSDSSGVNLKDDEDDNSGSEEAEESNEDSSDDNFCKDEDFSTSSVWRSYATRRQTRGQRENGLSETASKDSGLARQVGREEAPPCKPPLSEETPKNKVASWLSSNALSDSCHDGDSRSSFRIQEAAEAKPPKVETSEGERVGPPGLASKDELGPEGDLKLKKKEDSDDPGKATPGNPGRVYGYNPNPSIPEGVRRPHSKTASHQSRRQPETQQGSPDDVLMLSSSTESEADNGRATSGQAQGNADSDDIQTISSGSEEDMATDEKKNASSGLGPAKRQVAVKSTRGFALKSTHGIAIKSTNLASGEGAALRRNTRQFYDGEESCYIIDAKLEGNLGRYLNHSCSPNLFVQNVFVDTHDLRFPWVAFFASKRIRAGTELTWDYNYEVGSVEGKKLLCCCGAIECRGRLL; encoded by the exons ATGGCAGAGTCCCAGGAGATAATCGAACTGCAGCGAGAGGTCATGGAAGAACTGGGCATCTCTCTGGAAGACCTCAAGCAGTTGATTGAAGAGGAGTTGGAGAAATCAGAGTGCATCAGGCAGCGGAAGGAGGAACTGGAACGCTTGGAGGAGTGCGTGAAGAAGAAAGAGGCTGAAGTGGCCCAGGTAGACCAACTCCTTGAGAACGCTGTGAA GGCGGTGGATAAATGCGAAGTGTTGGTCAAAGATGTCTATGCCAACCTGGGCCTGGAATATCGAGAGACGGACTCAGATGAGGATAATGACTCTTGCAAACCGATGGAAGTGATTGAAATTCCTGATGAAGATGACGACGACATCATGAGCGTAGATTCAG CAGATACAAGTAACAAAATTGCAAAGGACCAGACACTG CTCCGGGAAGCCATGGCGGCCATGCGGAAGTCTGCCCAGGATGTTCAAAAGTTCATGGATGCGGTTAATAAGAAGTCGGGCAGCCTGGATTCCCAGAGAG GGTTACAGCAGGTCAGCCCAGGCTGTGAACTCACCCACGATGGCGACCTCACGGTCGGCGACCGCATTCTGGGCAAGAAGCGGACAAAGACCTGGCACAAGGGCACCTTGATTGCCATCCAGACAGTGG GTCCTGGGAAGAAATACAAGGTGAAGTTCGACAACAAAGGGAAGAGCTTGCTGTCGGGCAATCACATCGCTTACGACCGCCACCCACCGGCTGACCGGCTGCACGTCGGGAGCCGCGTGGTGGCCAAGTACAAAGACGGCAACCAGGTGTGGCTGTACGCGGGAATCGTCGCCGAGATGCCCAACGTCAAGAATAAGATGAG GTTCCTGATCTTCTTTGATGACGGCTACGCCTCCTACGTAATTCAGCCGGAGCTTTATCTGATCTGCAGGCCTC TCAAGAAATCCTGGGAGGACATCGAGGACGTCTCCTGTCGGGATTTTATAGAGGAATACGTCACCGCGTACCCAAATCGGCCGATGGTCTTGCTCAAGAGCGGCCAGCAGATCAAGACGGAGTGGGAGGGAACGTGGTGGAAGTCCCGGGTCGAGGAAGTGGACGGAAGTCTGGTCAAAATCCTCTTCCTG GATGATAAGCGTTGCGAGTGGATCTACCGGGGCTCCACCCGCCTGGAGCCCATGTTCAGCATGAAGACGTCCACTGCATCCACCCACGACAAGAAACAGGGCGGGCAGATGAGGACACGCCCCAACGTGG GGGCCGTGCGGACCAAGGGACCGGTGGTGCAGTACATCCACGACTTAACAGGAACCAGCCCTCAGCAGTTCAAGCCTGCAGAACCCCAGCTTCCCATCACAACGTCCCAGCCAGTTTCACCCCTGTTTGGGGAAACAGA CTCGGAGAGCCAGCTCGCTCAGGCCAAAAAACAGCAAGTGGCAAAGAAAAGCACCTCGTTCTTGCGCCCCGGCTCGGCAGGGTCGGGACTGTCGCCCCCCTCCTCCCCTGTCCTGAGCGAAACCCCGCCTGTGGGCCGGACAGGAGTGACCCAGCAGTTCAG CAGGTTCTCTGGGCCCCAGCCCGGTGCAGGCCCCACCCTGCCCTTCCACGGCATGATGGACCGGGTCCCCAACGAGCCTCCCTACCGGGCCCCCGTGGAGAAGCTCTTCTACCTGCCCCACGTCTGCAGCTTCAAGTGCCTGACCCGGGTGCGGCCCGGCCACCGGGACCAGCACCGCAGCAGGAACCCCCTCCTCATCCCCCTGCTGTACGACTTCCGCCGCATGACGGCCCGCCGGCGAATCAACCGCAAGACGGGCTTCCACGTCATCTACAAGTCGCCCTGCGGGCTCTGCCTGCGCAGCATGGGCGAGATCGAGCGCTACCTCTTCGAGGCGGACTGCGACTTCCTCTCCCTGGAGATGTTCTGCCTGGACCCCTACGTCCTGGTGGACCGCAAGTTCCAGCCCTACAAGCCGTTCTACTACATCGCCGACATCACCAAGGGGAAGGAGGACGTCCCCCTGTCCTGCGTCAACGAGATAGACAGCACCCCCCCGCCCCAGGTGGCCTACAGCAAGGAGCGCATCCCGGGCAAGGGGGTCTACATCAACACCAGCTGGGAGTTCCTGGTGGGCTGTGACTGTGAGGACGGCTGCAGAGACAA ATCGAAATGCGCCTGCCACCAGCTGACAATCCAGGCCACGGCTTGTACCCCCGGCGGACAGATCAACTTCAATTCCGGGTACCAGCACAAGCGGCTGGAGGAGTGTCTCCCTACGGG agtGTACGAGTGCAACAAGCGCTGCAAGTGCAACCCGAACATGTGCACGAACCGCCTGGTGCAACACGGCCTGCAGGTCCGGCTGCAGCTGTTCAAGACGCAGAACAAAGGGTGGGGCATCCGCTGCCTGGACGACATTGCCAAGGGCTCCTTTGTCTGCATCTACGCGG GGAAGATCCTGACGGACGATTTTGCGGACAAAGAGGGCCTGGAGATGGGTGACGAGTACTTCGCCAACCTGGACCACATTGAGAGCGTGGAGAACTCGAAGGAGGGCTACGAGAGCGAGGCCAAGTGCTCCTCCGACAGCAGCGGTGTCAACCTGAAGGACGACGAGGATGACAACTCCGGCTCGGAGGAGGCAGAGGAGTCCAATGAGGACAGCTCGGACGACAACTTCTGCAAGGACGAGGACTTCAGCACCAGCTCGGTCTGGCGCAGCTACGCCACCCGCCGGCAGACGCGGGGCCAGCGGGAGAATGGCCTCTCCGAGACGGCCTCCAAGGACTCCGGCCTGGCCCGGCAGGTTGGCCGCGAGGAGGCCCCCCCGTGCAAGCCGCCCCTCTCCGAGGAAACCCCCAAGAACAAGGTGGCCTCCTGGCTGAGCTCCAACGCCCTGTCCGACAGCTGCCATGACGGCGACAGCCGGTCCTCCTTCCGGATCCAGGAGGCGGCCGAGGCCAAGCCCCCCAAGGTGGAGACCAGCGAGGGCGAGCGGGTCGGTCCCCCCGGGCTCGCCAGCAAGGATGAGCTCGGCCCGGAGGGGGACCTGAAGCTGAAGAAGAAGGAG GACTCAGACGATCCGGGCAAAGCAAC GCCAGGCAACCCAGGCAGGGTGTACGGCTACAACCCCAACCCGTCCATCCCAGAAGGGGTCCGACGGCCCCACAGCAAGACGGCCTCCCACCAGAGCCGAAGGCAACCCGAGACCCAGCAGGGATCCCCCGAC GACGTGCTGATGCTTTCCAGCAGCACTGAGAGCGAGGCGGACAACGGGCGGGCGACTTCGGGGCAGGCCCAGGGCAACGCTGACAGCGATGACATCCAGACCATCTCTTCTGGGTCGGAGGAAGACATGGCCACGGACGAGAAGAAGAACGCCTCTTCCGGGCTGG GACCAGCCAAGAGGCAGGTGGCCGTGAAGTCCACCCGGGGCTTCGCCTTGAAATCCACGCACGGCATCGCCATCAAGTCGACCAACCTGGCGTCCGGGGAAGGGGCAGCCCTCCGCAGGAACACGCGGCAGTTCTATGACGGGGAGGAGTCATGCTACATCATCGACGCCAAGCTGGAGGGCAACCTGGGGCGGTACCTCAAC CACAGCTGCAGCCCCAACCTCTTCGTCCAGAACGTCTTCGTGGACACGCACGACCTCCGCTTCCCCTGGGTGGCCTTCTTCGCGAGCAA GAGGATCCGGGCCGGGACAGAGCTCACCTGGGATTACAACTACGAAGTCGGAAGCGTGGAGGGCAAGAAATTGTTGTGCTGTTGCGGTGCCATTGAATGCCGAGGCCGCCTGTTGTAA